A window from Urocitellus parryii isolate mUroPar1 chromosome 1, mUroPar1.hap1, whole genome shotgun sequence encodes these proteins:
- the Slc6a7 gene encoding sodium-dependent proline transporter, with product MKKLQGAHLRKPITPDLLMTPSDQGDVDLDVDFAADRGNWTGKLDFLLSCIGYCVGLGNVWRFPYRAYTNGGGAFLVPYFLMLAICGIPLFFLELSLGQFSSLGPLAVWKISPLFKGAGAAMLLIVGLVAIYYNMIIAYVLFYLFASLTSTLPWEHCGNWWNTGRCLEHRGAKEGNGALPLNLTSTVSPSEEYWSRYVLHIQGSQGIGSPGEIRWNLCLCLLLAWVIVFLCILKGVKSSGKVVYFTATFPYLILLMLLVRGVTLPGAWKGIQFYLTPQFHHLLSSKVWIEAALQIFYSLGVGFGGLLTFASYNTFHQNIYRDTFIVTLGNAITSILAGFAIFSVLGYMSQELGVPVDQVAKAGPGLAFVVYPQAMTMLPLSPFWSFLFFFMLLTLGLDSQFAFLETIVTAVTDEFPYYLRPKKAVFSGLICVAMYLMGLILTTDGGMYWLVLLDDYSASFGLMVVVITTCLAVTRVYGIQRFCRDIHMMLGFKPGLYFRACWLFLSPATLLALLVYSIVKYQPSEYGSYRFPAWAELLGILMGLLSCLMIPAGMLVAVLREEGSLWERLQQASRPAMDWGPSLEENRTGMYVATLAGSQSPKPLMVHMRKYGGITSFENTAIEVDREIAEEEESMM from the exons ATGAAGAAGCTCCAGGGAGCTCACCTCCGCAAG CCCATCACCCCAGACCTGTTGATGACCCCCAGCGATCAGGGAGATGTGGACCTGGATGTGGACTTTGCTGCAGACCGGGGGAACTGGACAGGCAAGCTGGACTTCCTGCTGTCCTGCATTGGCTACTGTGTGGGCCTGGGCAATGTCTGGCGCTTCCCCTATAGAGCCTACACCAATGGAGGAG GTGCCTTCCTGGTGCCCTACTTCCTCATGCTGGCCATCTGCGGCATCCCCCTCTTCTTCCTCGAGCTCTCCCTGGGTCAGTTCTCCAGCCTGGGACCCCTGGCCGTCTGGAAAATCAGCCCCCTCTTCAAAG GTGCGGGCGCAGCCATGCTGCTCATCGTGGGCCTGGTGGCCATCTACTACAACATGATCATCGCCTACGTCCTCTTCTACCTCTTCGCCTCCCTCACCAGCACCCTGCCCTGGGAGCACTGCGGCAACTGGTGGAACACAGGCCGCTGCCTGGAGCACCGGGGCGCCAAGGAGGGCAACGGGGCGCTGCCCCTCAACCTCACCAGCACCGTCAGCCCCAGCGAGGAGTACTGGAG CCGCTATGTCCTGCACATCCAGGGCAGCCAGGGCATCGGCAGCCCTGGGGAGATCCGCTGgaacctctgcctctgcctgctgCTGGCCTGGGTCATCGTCTTCCTCTGTATCCTCAAGGGTGTGAAGTCCTCGGGCAAG GTGGTGTATTTCACGGCCACATTCCCCTACCTCATCCTGCTCATGCTGCTGGTCCGCGGAGTGACCCTCCCTGGGGCCTGGAAGGGCATCCAGTTCTATCTCACCCCCCAGTTCCACCACCTGTTGTCTTCCAAG GTGTGGATCGAAGCTGCTCTTCAGATATTCTACTCCCTGGGTGTGGGCTTCGGGGGTCTCCTCACCTTTGCCTCCTACAACACATTTCACCAGAACATCTATAG AGACACCTTCATCGTCACTCTGGGCAATGCCATCACCAGCATCCTGGCTGGCTTCGCCATCTTCTCCGTGCTGGGCTACATGTCTCAGGAACTGGGTGTGCCTGTGGACCAAGTAGCCAAAGCAG GCCCCGGCCTGGCCTTTGTGGTCTACCCACAGGCCATGACCATGCTGCCCCTGTCCCCCTTCTggtccttcctcttcttcttcatgCTTCTGACCCTCGGCTTGGACAGCCAG TTCGCCTTTCTGGAGACCATCGTGACGGCTGTGACGGACGAGTTCCCGTACTACCTGCGGCCCAAGAAAGCTGTGTTCTCGGGCCTCATTTGTGTGGCCATGTACCTGATGGGGCTGATCCTCACCACCGAC GGAGGCATGTACTGGCTGGTCCTTCTGGATGACTACAGTGCCAGCTTTGGACTGATGGTGGTCGTGATTACCACGTGCCTCGCCGTCACCCGGGTGTATG GCATCCAGAGGTTCTGCCGAGACATCCACATGATGCTGGGCTTCAAGCCGGGCCTCTACTTCAGGGCCTGTTGGCTGTTCCTGTCCCCAGCCACACTCCTG GCCCTGCTGGTGTATAGCATCGTCAAGTACCAGCCCTCAGAGTATGGCAGCTACCGCTTCCCCGCCTGGGCCGAGCTGCTGGGCATCCTCATGGGCCTGCTGTCCTGCCTCATGATCCCAGCTGGCATGCTAGTGGCTGTGCTTCGAGAGGAGGGCTCTCTCTGGGAG AGGCTCCAGCAGGCCAGCCGGCCAGCCATGGACTGGGGCCCGTCGCTGGAGGAGAACCGGACAGGCATGTACGTGGCCACGCTGGCTGGGAGCCAGTCACCCAAACCACTGATGGTGCACATGCGCAAGTACGGGGGCATCACCAGCTTCGAGAACACGGCCATCGAGGTGGACCGAGAGATTGCCGAGGAGGAGGAGTCCATGATGTGA